In 'Nostoc azollae' 0708, the following are encoded in one genomic region:
- a CDS encoding XisI protein → MATIDEYRQHIKGPLTARAQLVWDKRIQAETIFDTEYDHYQLVYVGWGNSKQVYGTVLHLDISDGNIWVHQDGTEVGIANELVKLSVPKKDIVLGFNPPKLRHYTDFAVG, encoded by the coding sequence ATGGCTACCATTGATGAATACCGACAGCATATAAAAGGTCCCCTAACTGCACGCGCTCAATTAGTTTGGGATAAACGCATTCAAGCTGAAACTATTTTTGATACTGAATACGACCACTATCAACTAGTATATGTTGGTTGGGGTAACTCCAAGCAAGTTTATGGTACTGTCCTGCATCTTGATATTAGTGATGGCAACATTTGGGTTCACCAGGATGGCACAGAAGTTGGTATTGCTAATGAATTAGTTAAACTTAGTGTTCCCAAGAAAGACATTGTTTTAGGTTTTAATCCTCCGAAATTGCGACATTACACCGATTTTGCAGTGGGATAA
- a CDS encoding ABC-F family ATP-binding cassette domain-containing protein, translating to MLRLEHISKIYPTGEVLKDINWEVKPGDRIGLVGVNGAGKSTQLKIISGEMEPTSGEIIRPSSLHIAYLNQEFEVDPSRTVNEEFWTVFKEANQVQLALAQVHRDMETSTPEELDELINQMDRWQRKFEALDGYSLDTRIGKILPEMGFQVEDGDRLVSAFSGGWQMRMSLGKILLQNPDLLLLDEPTNHLDLETIEWLENYLRGLITPMVIVSHDREFLDRLCNQIVETERGVSTTYLGNYSSYLQQKAENQSAQLSAFERQQKELEKQQAFVDRFRASATRSTQAKSREKQLDKIERIEAPTGGVRTLHFRFPPAPRSGREVVEIKELTHIYGDKILFLGANLLIERGDRIAFLGPNGAGKSTLLKIIMGAELPTEGTVKLGDHNVIPGYFEQNQAEALDLTKTVMETIHDEVPEWTNEQVRTLLGRFLFAGDTVFKKVAALSGGEKARLALAKMLLRPANLLILDEPTNHLDIPAKEMLEESLQNYDGTAIVVSHDRFFISQVANKIVEIRDGEFQVYLGDYHYYLNKIAEEKEQAKLAAMEGEKAAKKAAKAAKSGGKRK from the coding sequence ATGCTGCGACTCGAACATATTAGTAAAATTTATCCTACTGGCGAAGTTCTCAAAGATATCAACTGGGAAGTTAAACCAGGCGATCGCATTGGCTTAGTAGGCGTTAACGGTGCAGGAAAATCCACCCAACTGAAAATCATTTCTGGCGAAATGGAACCCACATCTGGAGAAATTATCCGCCCTAGCAGTTTGCATATAGCTTACCTAAACCAAGAATTTGAAGTAGATCCAAGTCGCACTGTTAATGAAGAATTTTGGACAGTATTTAAAGAAGCTAACCAAGTGCAGTTAGCTTTGGCTCAGGTGCATCGAGATATGGAAACCTCTACGCCCGAAGAACTAGATGAACTGATTAACCAGATGGATCGCTGGCAACGCAAGTTTGAAGCTTTGGATGGTTACAGCTTAGATACTCGTATTGGTAAGATTTTACCAGAGATGGGGTTTCAGGTAGAAGATGGTGATCGCCTGGTTAGTGCTTTCTCAGGTGGTTGGCAAATGCGGATGAGTTTGGGTAAAATCCTGCTGCAAAACCCAGATTTGTTACTGCTGGACGAACCGACAAACCACTTAGACTTAGAAACCATCGAGTGGTTAGAAAATTACCTCAGAGGACTAATTACTCCAATGGTCATAGTTTCCCACGACCGGGAATTTCTTGACCGACTCTGCAACCAAATTGTAGAAACTGAACGTGGAGTTTCAACTACATACCTTGGTAATTACTCATCTTACCTGCAACAAAAAGCTGAAAATCAATCAGCGCAATTGAGCGCCTTTGAACGCCAGCAAAAAGAATTAGAAAAGCAACAAGCATTTGTTGATAGATTCCGCGCTAGTGCAACCCGTAGTACCCAAGCGAAAAGCCGGGAAAAACAACTAGACAAAATAGAACGGATTGAAGCACCCACTGGTGGAGTAAGAACACTGCATTTTCGTTTTCCACCCGCACCCCGCAGTGGTCGGGAAGTGGTAGAAATTAAAGAATTAACTCATATTTATGGAGATAAAATTCTCTTTCTAGGTGCAAATCTGCTGATTGAACGGGGAGATAGAATTGCTTTTCTCGGTCCCAATGGTGCTGGTAAATCTACACTGTTGAAAATTATTATGGGTGCAGAACTACCCACCGAAGGAACTGTGAAGCTTGGTGATCACAACGTTATTCCTGGTTACTTTGAGCAAAATCAAGCAGAAGCTTTAGACTTGACGAAAACAGTCATGGAAACAATTCATGATGAAGTTCCCGAGTGGACAAACGAACAAGTTCGCACACTTTTAGGACGTTTTCTATTTGCTGGTGATACTGTCTTTAAGAAAGTTGCGGCATTAAGTGGGGGAGAAAAAGCCCGTTTAGCATTAGCAAAAATGCTTTTACGTCCAGCAAATTTACTCATTCTGGATGAGCCGACAAACCACTTAGATATTCCAGCCAAAGAAATGTTGGAAGAATCTTTGCAAAACTATGATGGTACAGCCATTGTAGTATCCCACGACCGTTTTTTTATCTCTCAAGTAGCTAACAAAATCGTGGAAATCCGTGATGGTGAATTCCAAGTTTATTTGGGAGATTATCATTACTATCTCAACAAGATTGCTGAAGAGAAAGAACAAGCTAAGTTAGCGGCTATGGAGGGAGAAAAAGCGGCTAAAAAGGCAGCTAAGGCTGCTAAGTCTGGGGGAAAGCGGAAATAG
- a CDS encoding AAA family ATPase, whose amino-acid sequence MAFLTAVYQENTPSIICLEEIENGVHPWLPHKMMELLKIVSTEGITGKPVQVLIRTHSPVLLNYVEPHQVRAVELDKEGKAQVHT is encoded by the coding sequence TTGGCTTTTCTCACTGCAGTATATCAAGAAAACACTCCAAGTATTATTTGTCTTGAAGAAATAGAAAATGGAGTTCATCCTTGGTTACCGCACAAAATGATGGAGTTGCTAAAAATTGTTTCCACTGAAGGAATAACTGGTAAGCCTGTGCAGGTTTTAATTAGAACTCATTCTCCTGTGCTTTTAAATTACGTCGAACCCCATCAGGTGCGTGCTGTTGAGTTAGATAAAGAAGGTAAAGCTCAAGTTCATACATAA
- a CDS encoding AAA family ATPase: MLSKLRVQLYKSLFDTEVDLEPLTVFIGPNASGKSDICEALAVLSDFLQRLIDTTNHKKIIRTVSDCLQNLLKNVHSIESKFWHGKPDFFSFQVSTLPIAGNSDGESTAIINLGVYSDYSEQAVKLGNVQKINTLLDRYTSLLREFLVSNHFSTSPLYKALKKVNVYDFVPISISFTSSSNARMERTGEGPAYALLEILLTNHKGFDELQERLTQLVPNFKTIVLPRGESQTFSLELVDIYSDHHIPAADIFRWYIETFGFSHCSISRKHSKYYLS, translated from the coding sequence ATATTATCTAAACTCAGAGTTCAACTCTATAAGAGTCTTTTTGATACAGAAGTAGATTTAGAACCATTGACTGTATTCATTGGTCCTAATGCTTCTGGTAAATCTGATATTTGTGAAGCTTTGGCCGTATTATCTGATTTTTTGCAAAGGCTAATAGATACCACAAATCATAAGAAAATTATACGAACTGTTTCAGATTGTTTACAGAACTTACTTAAAAATGTGCACAGTATTGAATCTAAATTTTGGCATGGAAAACCAGATTTTTTTAGCTTTCAGGTTAGTACCCTTCCCATAGCAGGAAATTCTGATGGAGAATCTACAGCTATCATTAATTTAGGAGTTTATTCTGATTATTCTGAGCAAGCTGTGAAGTTAGGTAATGTTCAAAAGATTAACACTCTACTAGATAGATATACAAGTCTATTAAGAGAATTTTTAGTTTCTAATCATTTTTCTACTTCTCCGCTATACAAAGCTCTGAAAAAGGTTAATGTTTACGATTTTGTTCCAATTTCTATCTCTTTCACAAGTTCATCAAATGCCAGGATGGAAAGGACTGGAGAAGGACCTGCTTATGCTTTACTTGAGATTTTGCTTACTAATCATAAGGGTTTCGATGAATTACAAGAGCGGTTAACACAGCTTGTTCCTAATTTTAAAACAATTGTATTGCCCCGTGGTGAAAGTCAAACCTTTTCCCTAGAATTAGTTGATATATATTCAGATCATCATATCCCGGCTGCTGATATATTCAGATGGTACATTGAGACTTTTGGCTTTTCTCACTGCAGTATATCAAGAAAACACTCCAAGTATTATTTGTCTTGA
- a CDS encoding AMIN domain-containing protein, which produces MKIKLRNQKIFSLYPFKVSLFSLLYPGITLNNGNSIAAATFGRLNKCYFNAKSQQLEISLSSATTPEYFYLDQPPPLVVDLPNTKLGNVDTQKNYPGTIQRIRVSQYSPNITRIVIDLKPEGFIDGNQVKLQPLCPKNPNPWVLRPIFSYNSTSLGNQPFMILPPSTLKTLLNYPT; this is translated from the coding sequence ATGAAAATTAAACTCAGAAACCAGAAAATTTTCTCCTTATATCCTTTTAAAGTTAGCTTATTTAGCTTATTATATCCAGGCATTACCCTCAATAATGGCAATAGTATCGCCGCTGCAACATTCGGGAGACTCAACAAATGTTACTTTAACGCCAAATCACAGCAACTAGAAATTTCCCTTTCCTCAGCCACAACCCCTGAGTATTTCTACCTTGATCAACCCCCGCCTTTAGTTGTAGATTTGCCTAACACCAAATTAGGTAATGTTGACACCCAAAAAAACTATCCTGGAACCATCCAAAGAATTCGCGTTTCCCAATATAGCCCTAACATTACCCGCATAGTCATAGATTTAAAACCAGAAGGTTTTATAGATGGTAACCAAGTGAAACTTCAGCCCCTTTGCCCAAAAAACCCAAATCCTTGGGTTTTACGCCCCATATTTTCCTATAATAGCACTTCTCTAGGCAATCAACCATTTATGATTTTACCGCCCTCAACACTCAAAACCCTTCTCAACTATCCAACTTAA
- a CDS encoding DUF3172 domain-containing protein, whose amino-acid sequence MRRKPTGRSATTSKPSVFQSPIFNFTTIAILGGVLILGIGIGIAFSSTTTLTPSNVASREFIDTRAPNPEICVQYGASAMVMDARLFVTLNPFNVYVAQPNIRPGCVLRQNNWAILENKKLVTSDQVRECKNRLNTFGFTGNLDSEKPDIRCIYQNESAQNFFLSQPGAVGPSQDTERF is encoded by the coding sequence ATGAGACGTAAACCTACTGGTAGATCAGCTACTACTTCTAAACCCTCTGTTTTCCAATCCCCTATATTTAACTTCACCACCATTGCTATTTTGGGAGGTGTATTGATTTTGGGTATTGGGATTGGGATTGCTTTTAGTTCTACAACTACTTTGACTCCATCAAATGTAGCTTCCCGTGAATTTATTGATACGAGGGCACCAAACCCTGAAATTTGTGTGCAGTATGGCGCTAGTGCGATGGTGATGGATGCCAGACTGTTTGTGACTCTCAATCCTTTTAATGTTTATGTTGCCCAACCGAATATCCGTCCTGGATGTGTTCTCCGGCAGAATAACTGGGCAATTTTAGAAAATAAAAAACTTGTCACATCAGATCAGGTGAGAGAATGTAAAAATCGCCTGAATACTTTTGGCTTTACTGGTAACTTGGACAGTGAAAAGCCAGATATTAGGTGTATATATCAAAATGAATCTGCTCAAAACTTTTTCTTATCTCAACCGGGAGCAGTTGGACCTTCTCAGGATACAGAAAGATTCTAA
- a CDS encoding cation:proton antiporter: MHTVILVLVEVLIVIGLSRLVGLAFKSIKQPLVIGEIVAGIMLGPSLFGLIAPHAAATLFPPETIPFLNVLSQVGLIFFMFLIGLELNSKYLSGNLQAAVLTSNVSIVVPFSLATILSLLLYPLVSNGSVSFTAFTLFLGAAMSITAFPVLARIITENNLQGTRLGTLALTCAAVDDVTAWCLLALAIAVARHGSIDRQAILTIIASLLYIGFMFSVGRWFLKRLITHYRRAGRLSQFVLALIYMGVVASALITELIGIHLIFGAFLLGAAMPKDAELVRELAIKTEDFVLIFLLPVFFAYSGLKTQIGLLNRPELWLLCALILGVAIAGKYIGTYVAARVSGINKREASALGWLMNTRGLTELIVLNIGLELGVISPLLFTMLVIMALVTTFMTSPLLEWTYPKRLIRLDVVEAEAEHETYTEVTESIESFVTPYRILVPVANPTTQKGLLQLAVSIAFNYGRSAVINPFSLIELEEDYSFESTPTEANRLIAERRQQLEELISTLEPPSIYSHIHPIVRISSNVARETAQIAKIEQPDLILVGWHRPAFSNNRLGGRVGQILTTAPVDVAVFVDKGGERLESLLVPYSANIHDDLALILALRLLINRDTCMLHILQALTVNQTQDELSYELHAMIERLPASVRERIEIKTVAAPEPMEAVVTASENVDLTIAGTSRAWGIERQTLGRYTDELAIKCRSSLLITRRYSQITSHLTSLLPEVTHQEIIRNSQQGIDNSPQSPITNNH, encoded by the coding sequence ATGCACACAGTTATTCTCGTTCTGGTTGAAGTGTTAATTGTGATTGGACTGTCACGACTGGTAGGACTGGCCTTTAAATCAATAAAACAACCATTAGTAATTGGTGAGATTGTGGCCGGGATTATGCTGGGACCATCTTTATTTGGTTTAATTGCCCCCCATGCAGCAGCTACACTGTTTCCACCAGAAACGATACCTTTCCTGAATGTTTTATCTCAGGTAGGGCTAATATTTTTCATGTTTTTGATTGGTTTAGAGCTAAATTCAAAATATCTCAGCGGTAATTTACAAGCGGCTGTACTGACCTCAAATGTCAGCATTGTTGTTCCTTTTTCTCTCGCGACAATTTTATCTTTGCTGCTTTATCCTCTAGTTTCCAATGGTAGTGTCTCTTTTACCGCCTTTACCTTATTTTTAGGTGCAGCAATGTCAATCACAGCCTTTCCTGTGTTGGCAAGAATTATCACTGAAAATAATTTGCAAGGAACAAGGTTAGGGACATTAGCTTTAACTTGTGCTGCGGTAGATGATGTAACAGCTTGGTGTTTGTTAGCTCTAGCAATCGCTGTCGCTCGTCATGGTAGCATTGACCGACAAGCTATCCTCACAATTATTGCCAGCCTTCTTTACATAGGTTTTATGTTCAGCGTCGGGCGTTGGTTTCTCAAACGTCTAATTACCCATTATCGCCGCGCTGGACGTTTGAGCCAATTTGTTCTGGCTTTAATTTATATGGGAGTTGTAGCCTCCGCACTGATTACTGAATTGATAGGCATTCACCTAATTTTTGGGGCATTTTTATTAGGGGCAGCCATGCCTAAAGATGCTGAATTAGTCAGAGAATTAGCCATAAAAACCGAAGATTTTGTCTTAATTTTTCTATTGCCAGTGTTTTTTGCCTACAGCGGTTTAAAAACACAAATTGGCTTACTGAACCGTCCGGAATTATGGTTATTATGTGCCTTGATTTTAGGAGTTGCGATCGCAGGCAAATACATTGGTACTTATGTAGCAGCTCGTGTCAGTGGTATTAACAAGCGAGAAGCTTCTGCACTTGGTTGGTTAATGAATACTCGTGGTTTAACCGAATTAATAGTTTTAAATATTGGTTTAGAGTTGGGTGTGATTTCACCCTTACTTTTCACAATGCTAGTCATTATGGCCTTAGTGACAACATTTATGACATCACCATTACTGGAGTGGACATATCCAAAACGCTTAATCAGGTTAGATGTAGTAGAAGCAGAAGCAGAACACGAAACATATACAGAGGTTACAGAAAGCATAGAATCTTTCGTTACCCCCTACCGCATTTTAGTACCAGTAGCTAATCCCACCACCCAAAAAGGTTTGTTACAGTTGGCAGTAAGTATAGCTTTTAACTATGGACGATCGGCTGTTATCAATCCTTTCAGCCTGATTGAATTAGAAGAAGACTATAGTTTTGAAAGCACCCCAACTGAAGCAAACCGATTAATTGCCGAACGTCGTCAACAACTAGAAGAATTAATTAGTACCTTAGAACCACCAAGCATATACTCTCACATACATCCCATTGTTCGCATATCCAGCAATGTCGCTAGAGAAACAGCACAAATAGCCAAAATAGAACAACCAGATTTAATTCTTGTCGGATGGCATCGTCCAGCCTTTAGCAACAACCGCTTAGGTGGAAGAGTTGGACAAATTCTCACTACTGCCCCAGTAGATGTAGCAGTATTTGTGGATAAAGGTGGAGAACGTTTAGAAAGTTTGTTAGTTCCCTACTCTGCAAACATCCACGATGACTTAGCCTTGATTCTTGCCCTGCGATTACTCATTAACCGCGATACTTGTATGTTACATATTTTACAAGCTTTAACAGTAAATCAAACCCAAGATGAATTAAGTTATGAATTACACGCGATGATCGAGAGATTACCAGCTAGTGTACGCGAGCGCATAGAAATCAAAACCGTAGCCGCCCCAGAACCAATGGAAGCCGTAGTTACAGCCTCAGAAAATGTTGATCTAACCATTGCCGGTACCAGTCGCGCTTGGGGTATTGAAAGACAAACTTTAGGACGATACACAGATGAACTAGCAATAAAATGCCGTTCCTCACTACTCATCACCCGTCGCTACAGTCAAATTACCTCACATCTGACTTCCCTACTACCAGAAGTTACCCACCAAGAAATAATTCGTAATTCACAGCAGGGAATAGATAATTCTCCCCAATCACCAATCACCAACAATCACTAA